Genomic window (Dyadobacter fanqingshengii):
AGCGGAGGGAATGATAAGACCACTTACTATCTGTCAGGTGAATATCTGAAACAGGATGGTGTTGCATTAGGATCTGGATTTAACAGATATGGTTTCAGGCTGAATCTTGACAACAAACCAAGAAAATGGGCTACCATCGGAGCTAATCTGAGCTTTAACCAAACAAATGACAACCTGACCACCAGCCAGGAAAACGTGATTGCCAGCGCATTACAGTTGACCCCACAGGTTCCGGTGAAAAATCTGGATGGTTCCTGGGGTGGAGGCGATGAGAATAATGGTGCCAACCAGTTTGCGCCCGTCAACCCGATCGCGATTGCCAACTTGACTACCAACAAACTGGTAAGAAGGCAATTTCTCGGCGGATTGAACTTAGGCATTGAGATTATGAAAGGCCTCAATTTCAGATCGTCGTTCAATACAAACCTGGGCTTTTCCAATTCGACCTATTACATCCCGACGTATTCAATCGGCTGGGCAAGAAACGTAACGGCCTCACTGACAAACGGAACAGGTGTCAACACGTATTACAACTGGAACCAGCTGCTCGAATACAACAAGCAGCTCGGCAAGCACAGTATCAATGTGATGGTAAGCCACGAGGCGCAGGCTTCCACCTATAAAAATGTGGGTGGTACCCGAACCGGATTTTTGACCAATGACATTCTGGATCTCGCTGCGGGTGATGCATTAACATCCAGCAATTCAGGCGGCTCGGGCGAATGGGCCATGGAATCATACCTGGGAAGATTGAACTACAACTATGCCGATCGCTACATTGTGATGGCGACGGTGCGACGCGATGGTTCGGCCAATTTTGGTAAAGAAAACAAATGGGGCTTTTTTCCTTCGGTGTCTGCGGCCTGGCGCGTTTCGCAGGAGTCTTTCTTTAATATACCAGCTATCAGCGACCTGAAACTGCGGTTTGAAACGGGAGTGACGGGAAACCAGGGAGGCGGAGGAATTTACTCGCCCATGGGAACGGGAGCAACACCAACTTCCACTGGTTTTTTACCAACAAAATACAGTAACCAGGGTCTGAAATGGGAAGAAACAAAAACCAACAACTTCGGTATCAACGTAGCATTGTTTGACAACCGGATCCAGTTTGAGGTGGATTATTATATCAAAGACACCGATAACCTCTTGATGGAGAAGCCACTTCCCTGGTATATGGGAACGAATGGCACGGGTGCAGTAAGTTCTCCAACGGTGAACATTGGTGCGCTGCAAAATAAGGGTTATGGATTTACGATCAATACGATCAACATTAACCGCGGCGGCTTCAAATGGGAGAGTAACCTGAACATTTCAAGCTTTAAAACTAAAATCAAATCCTTTTATTCAGAAAGTGCTTTCGTAGATCGCACATCCTGGTGGTTACAAGACTGGACACAACGTGCGGAAGTGGGCGAAGCACCGTGGTTGTTCCGGGGTTATATGGAAGAAGGTTTGTTCCAGAATGTTGCTGAAATAGACGGCAGCGCAGTTCCGGTTGATAACAACGGAGACCGATTGCCTACTAACATCGACAATATCTGGGTAGGCGATGTGAAATTCAAGGACATTAACGGAGATGGAAAAATCAATGAAATGGACCTGACCAACATTGGTAATCCCTGGCCGAAAATGTTTGCCGGTTTCACCAATACATTTTCCTACAAAGGATTCGACCTAAGCCTGCTATTCACCAGCACGTACGGAAATGACATTTATAATTACCTGGGCAAGCTCAACACCAATGCCAGCAACATTAACCTGAGCCGCAATCTGTTGGTACACGCCATGGATTATGCCAAGCCAATCACGAATGAAGCTGGCGACGTGGTGCTGGCCAATCCGGGAACCGACGTGGCGCGCATATCAAACGGACCGAACGGAAACTTCAACCGGCATACGGACAAATGGGTAGAAGACGGCTCATTTATCCGCCTCAAAAACGTATCGCTGAGCTACAATGTGCCCGCCACTTTCATGTCAAAACAGAAAGTGATCAGGGGCGCAAGACTTTCCGTTGGCGCACAGAATGTGCTCACATTTACCAAATACACTGGATTTGATCCTGAGGTAGGGGCATATGTATCAAGGGATTCAAGTCCTGGCAACCAGGCGATAGGGCTTGATTATGGCCGTTATCCACTGACTCCTATTTACACATTTAGCCTTGGATTGGACTTCTAAAAACAAATCAGATGAAAATTCTTAAAAATATACTTTATCGCAGCAGCTTTTTCGTCTCGCTCTTCGCGGTTACTTCCTGCTCAGAAGATTTTCTGGAAAGACCACCGGTGGATGCCATTGTAGACGCAGGTTTTTACCAAACCGACGATCAGGTTTTGGCTTCTACTGCATTGTTATACAGCAAAGTATGGTTTGATTACAATGATAAAGCATCGTACAATCTTGGTGATTTCAGGGCTGGAACTGCGTTTTCTGCCTATAATGACCGTGGAAATGTGCTTTTTAATACAACAGGAAACACGCCTGAGAATGGTTCGGCCTGGCGCTCGTTCTTTATTGTGGTTGGTCAGTCCAACCTGGCGATCAGTAACATTAATCAGTATGCAGGAGCGGCAGTTTCTCCGACTATCAAAAAAATGGCAATTGCCGAGGCCAGATTTATGCGCGCCGTGGCTTACCGGTCGCTTGTGATGAACTGGGGGGCTGTACCAATCATTGAAAATAACCTGGAACTGCTCTCGGATACATCCGTTTCAAGAAATACGCCTGAAAGTGTCTGGAAATTTCTTACGAGCGAAATGCGTCAGGTGGCCGAAGATCTTCCCGCAACGCCGATACGTCCGGGCCGCGTTACAAGATGGTCGGCAGAAGGAATGCTGGCCCGTTTTTATCTGACGCGTGCAGGCGTGGAGTCAGCAGGTTCTGGCACAAGAAACCAAACTTTCCTAGATAGTGCCAAATACTATTCCGAAAGAGTGATTACGCAAAGCGGGTTGTCATTATTAAAAAATTATGGCGACCTGTTCCTGTTTCCATACGATAACAACTCCGAATCGCTTTTCTCGCTGCAATGGGTTTATTCACCCGGCGCGTACGGTACGCAAAACTCGACACCGGCCTACCTGGCATTCAGTCCGGATATTGCAAACGGTGACGGCTGGGGCGGAGACAAAAGTGCCACCTGGTGGATGCTGGGCCAATATGAAGGTATAAAGCAAACGGCCACAGGTATGCAGGGACGGACCATTGATCAGCGGCTGAAAGCGACATTCATGCTACCAGGCGCCTCGTATCCTGAGATCACGCAGACGATAACAGGTGGTGAGCAGAAACTGATCGTCCCGAATCCGGGCGGTGACAACAATTTCCTTTCGATCAAAAAATACGTGACTGGAAAAGCCAAGGACGTCGGCGGCTTATCGGCATCGCAGAACTACGGACACGATACGTATATGATGCGGCTGGCTGAAATGTATCTGGTTTATGCTGAGGCAGTTCTGGGAAACAATGCGTCTACCAGCGACCCGGTTGCGCTGAAATATTACAATGCGATCCATACGCGGGCAGGTTTACCGGTTTTTGCAGGGCCCTTGACTTTCGACATTATTTTCAAGGAGCGTCTGGTGGAATTTGCCATGGAAGGACTGGCCTGGTACGACCTGGTTAGCTTGCATTACTACAATCCCACGAAAGCGTATGCCATCCTGAACAGCCAGGACAGGGGACTGTTCGCTACGGCACCTGATGTTTTTCCAAACCCTACATCGTGGACATTTACAAAGACACCATGGTCGACTACCGAGCGCACAATTAATGCCAACAGTGGGAATTTCCTGTTGCCGATCCCATCTGCAGAGCTGAGCCAGGCGCCCAATCTGCAAAAACCAGCTGTGGACTATTACAGCAAATAATTTCGGATTTATAAAAATCGACATTCAAATGAAAAACAGATATAAATCGGCCCTGTTCTTTGCCTTGCTGGCATGCTTGGCTGCATTTCAGCTTTCTTGCAAGGAAGATGACCTTGACAACAATGGTGAGCCTTCCATTACCTACATTCGAGTGACCAACCCGGCCTCTTCCGATTCGTTGCTGGTCGGCGCTCTTCAAAGCAATCTGATCGCTATCGTTGGAGAGAACTTGCAGGATGTTACCGAGATCTGGTTCAATGACCAGAAAGCGGTTTTGACGCCAACTTATATTACCAGTAAGACAATTCTGGTGAGTGTTCCAGCAATGGTCCCCAAGGAGATCAGTAACAAAATGCGGATGATTTTTTCAAACGGCCGGACGCTCGAACATAACTTCGAAGTGCAGATCAGCGAACCCGAACTAACCGGAATGAACTCCGAATACGTGGCCCTGGGTGGCGTAGCGACCATTAATGGAAACTATTTTTACCCACCGCTTACCGTCACATTTGCAGGAGGCGTAACTGGTGAGCTGGTTTCGGTAACCGACCAGATCATACAGGTGCGTGTGCCCCAAGGTGCGATCCCCGGCCAGGTGACGGTCAAAACCAATTTTGGGGAAACAAAATCGGATTTCTGGTTTCGCGACAACCGTAATATTTTTCTAAGCAATGACCCCTTCACAGGCTGGTGGAACCAGGCATATGTGGTGACTAAGCCAGGCGCGGGCGATCCGGTGGCAATCAATGGAAACTACATTCGGGTGAAAGAAGTTGTCAGCGGCTGGCAGTGGAAGGAAGTGGCAGGAGGACCGCCCGATGCGATGGGGCCAATCAGCAAAAACATTCCGGATGAAGCAATCCTGAGACCGGCGGACTATAACCTGAAATTTGAGGTCAATACTTTGAAGCCTTACAATAATAATTTGTTGAAAATCAATGTCGGTCTGGCAAAGGACTTTATCACCGACGCTTACCAGTGGGCGCCGCCTTATGATACGAAGGGCGAATGGAGAACAGTTGTTATTCCTTTTGAGGAAGTTGCAGCCAGCTACGAAAGTCTGGGCGTAAAAATGGCTGTCAATCCCAACGGTTACTACACCCGATTGCTTTTCCACGGCGGGGGAGACCTTGATGCAGATATTTCAATGGACAATTTCAGGGTAGTGCCAAAAATTCTCAAAAAATAACATTCAAAGATTTTCAGGATGAAAAAAATATCTAATCTGCGGTTTCTGACCGTAGCGGGTTTTCTAATGATTGCAGGGCTGCTGATAGCTTGTAACGAAGACGAAGTGGCTACAAGCAGCGAAGTGCAATTGCTCAGTTTCGGACCTTCGGGCGTGAGCCTGGGGGATACGATCAGTTTTATTGGGAACAATCTGGATAAAGTAACCTCCGTTGAGCTCACAGGTGCCAGCGTTCCGGCATCTGCATTTGTAAAACAAACGCCCGATCGCATTGTAGTGACCGTCCCGAACGAAACTTCGGAAGGGCTTGTGACCCTGAAAACGACAGCCGGGGACATTGTTTCCAAAACCATACTAAGCCTGGAAGTGCCCGTGGAGATTACCAAAATCCCTGCGCAGGCCAAACCCGGTGATAACATCACGATTTCGGGAAAATACCTGAATTGGGTGAAGGGAGTCACATTTGCGCAGGATACGACGGTAACAGAATTTGTAAGCCAAACCATGACAGAGCTGGTCGTAACGGTTCCGTTCGGCGCGCAAACCGGCCCGATCGTTTTCTCCGCCGGAGGCACCGAACCACTTTCCATTGAATCCGAGACGGAGCTGGTGATCACATTGCCTGCATTGAAAAGCTTCGCGCCTGCAATTGCCGAACGTGAAAAGAACCTGACCATCACGGGTGCCAATTTGGA
Coding sequences:
- a CDS encoding RagB/SusD family nutrient uptake outer membrane protein; the protein is MKILKNILYRSSFFVSLFAVTSCSEDFLERPPVDAIVDAGFYQTDDQVLASTALLYSKVWFDYNDKASYNLGDFRAGTAFSAYNDRGNVLFNTTGNTPENGSAWRSFFIVVGQSNLAISNINQYAGAAVSPTIKKMAIAEARFMRAVAYRSLVMNWGAVPIIENNLELLSDTSVSRNTPESVWKFLTSEMRQVAEDLPATPIRPGRVTRWSAEGMLARFYLTRAGVESAGSGTRNQTFLDSAKYYSERVITQSGLSLLKNYGDLFLFPYDNNSESLFSLQWVYSPGAYGTQNSTPAYLAFSPDIANGDGWGGDKSATWWMLGQYEGIKQTATGMQGRTIDQRLKATFMLPGASYPEITQTITGGEQKLIVPNPGGDNNFLSIKKYVTGKAKDVGGLSASQNYGHDTYMMRLAEMYLVYAEAVLGNNASTSDPVALKYYNAIHTRAGLPVFAGPLTFDIIFKERLVEFAMEGLAWYDLVSLHYYNPTKAYAILNSQDRGLFATAPDVFPNPTSWTFTKTPWSTTERTINANSGNFLLPIPSAELSQAPNLQKPAVDYYSK
- a CDS encoding glycan-binding surface protein — translated: MKNRYKSALFFALLACLAAFQLSCKEDDLDNNGEPSITYIRVTNPASSDSLLVGALQSNLIAIVGENLQDVTEIWFNDQKAVLTPTYITSKTILVSVPAMVPKEISNKMRMIFSNGRTLEHNFEVQISEPELTGMNSEYVALGGVATINGNYFYPPLTVTFAGGVTGELVSVTDQIIQVRVPQGAIPGQVTVKTNFGETKSDFWFRDNRNIFLSNDPFTGWWNQAYVVTKPGAGDPVAINGNYIRVKEVVSGWQWKEVAGGPPDAMGPISKNIPDEAILRPADYNLKFEVNTLKPYNNNLLKINVGLAKDFITDAYQWAPPYDTKGEWRTVVIPFEEVAASYESLGVKMAVNPNGYYTRLLFHGGGDLDADISMDNFRVVPKILKK
- a CDS encoding SusC/RagA family TonB-linked outer membrane protein, with amino-acid sequence MKDSLLNQYGRAAASAWLVPRYLRLKEAKILRLLFCFIFLAHLHVKAGEVFETVRSNESLKGAIDVTGKVVDDRGEPLPGVSIVIKGTTQGTTTSADGKYSLAVPTNSSVLIFSFVGYLSKEVVVGTQSTINVTLAVDTKALEEVVVVGYGEMKRADLTTAQTSVSAKDIEKTVNTTIEQAIQGRSAGVYVTQNSGQPGGGISVNIRGVNSISGSNEPLYVVDGVQIPGQSASYGSQSSSNPLAGLNPADIESIEVLQGPSATAIYGSRATNGVLIVTTKRGKSGDTKISYGYQYSLQTPPAPLNVMNMQQYAQMVGEYHAIAGGDTPGEFLDPSLLGSGTDWQKELFKSAPMNKHQLSLSGGNDKTTYYLSGEYLKQDGVALGSGFNRYGFRLNLDNKPRKWATIGANLSFNQTNDNLTTSQENVIASALQLTPQVPVKNLDGSWGGGDENNGANQFAPVNPIAIANLTTNKLVRRQFLGGLNLGIEIMKGLNFRSSFNTNLGFSNSTYYIPTYSIGWARNVTASLTNGTGVNTYYNWNQLLEYNKQLGKHSINVMVSHEAQASTYKNVGGTRTGFLTNDILDLAAGDALTSSNSGGSGEWAMESYLGRLNYNYADRYIVMATVRRDGSANFGKENKWGFFPSVSAAWRVSQESFFNIPAISDLKLRFETGVTGNQGGGGIYSPMGTGATPTSTGFLPTKYSNQGLKWEETKTNNFGINVALFDNRIQFEVDYYIKDTDNLLMEKPLPWYMGTNGTGAVSSPTVNIGALQNKGYGFTINTININRGGFKWESNLNISSFKTKIKSFYSESAFVDRTSWWLQDWTQRAEVGEAPWLFRGYMEEGLFQNVAEIDGSAVPVDNNGDRLPTNIDNIWVGDVKFKDINGDGKINEMDLTNIGNPWPKMFAGFTNTFSYKGFDLSLLFTSTYGNDIYNYLGKLNTNASNINLSRNLLVHAMDYAKPITNEAGDVVLANPGTDVARISNGPNGNFNRHTDKWVEDGSFIRLKNVSLSYNVPATFMSKQKVIRGARLSVGAQNVLTFTKYTGFDPEVGAYVSRDSSPGNQAIGLDYGRYPLTPIYTFSLGLDF